A part of Rhopalosiphum maidis isolate BTI-1 chromosome 3, ASM367621v3, whole genome shotgun sequence genomic DNA contains:
- the LOC113555937 gene encoding non-specific lipid-transfer protein: MSKPKVYVVGVGMTKFEKPGRREDFDYPQMAVESVTKALQDAKISIQKVDQACVGYVYGDSTCGQRALYEVGMTGIPIYNVNNNCSTGSTALYLGKQIIESQNAQCVLVLGFEKMESGSLSAKFLDRTNPMDKHVTLMGDLVGLDGAPITAQLFGNAALEYMNKNGIKPETLAKIAYKNHKHSVNNPYSQFQKEYTLKEILESPKVFGPLTKLQCCPTSDGSAAAILASEKFVIENNLQDQAIEIVGMEMATDPPTTFSGQSCVQIIGYDMTKLAADKLFSKTTIKPEDVDVVELHDCFSANELITYDALGLCKPGKAGEFVESGSNTYGGQVVVNPSGGLISKGHPLGATGIAQCSELYWQLLGKADKRQVPGAKVALQQNIGLGGAVIVALYKQGFPKTSQTPKKEVAKPTTDKDPTIFKVYKIFKILEEAMLDDKENIIERVRGIYCFKVTNTQGKEGMWIIDAKNGKGSITFYGTGKPDVTFTMKDEDVVELISGKLNPQKAFFQGKIKIQGNMGLALKLVDLQKLMSHKIAELRAKL, encoded by the exons tttGAAAAACCTGGTCGTAGAGAAGACTTTGATTACCCACAAATGGCTGTTGAATCTGTTACTAAAGCGCTACAAGATGCAAAAATCAGTATACAGAAAGTGGATCAAGCGTGTGTGGGATATGTATatg gtGATTCTACTTGTGGACAAAGAGCTTTGTATGAAGTAGGAATGACTggaatacctatttataatgtcaataataattgttcaacTGGATCTACAGCCTTATATTTGGGTAAACAAATTATCGAATCTCAAAATGCACAATGTGTATTAGTACttggttttgaaaaaatggaaTCCGGATCATTGTCtgctaaa tttttagatcGGACAAATCCAATGGACAAACATGTGACACTAATGGGTGATTTAGTTGGTTTAGATGGAGCACCAATAACTGCACAGCTTTTTGGAAATGCTGCTTTggaatatatgaataaaaacggCATTAAACCTGAAACACTCGCTAAGATTGCATACAAGAACCACAAACATTCAGTTAATAATcc atattCTCAATTCCAAAaagaatatacattaaaagaaATCCTTGAATCACCCAAAGTATTTGGACCCTTAACTAAACTTCAATGTTGCCCAACATCTGATGGATCTGCAGCAGCTATTTTAGCATctgaaaaatttgttattgaaaataaccTTCAGGATCAAGCAATTGAAATTGTTGGAATGGAGATGGCTACTGACCCACCGACCACATTCTCTGGTCAAAGCTGTGttcaaata ataggATATGACATGACAAAATTGGCAGCTGATAAATTGTTTAGTAAGACTACTATCAAACCAGAAGATGTTGATGTAGTAGAATTACATGATTGTTTCTCTGCAAATGAATTAATCACATATGACGCTTTGGGCCTTTGTAAACCAGGAAAAGCTGGAGAGTTTGTTGAGTCTGGTTCAAATACTTATGGAGGACAAGTAGTTGTAAACCCAAGTGGTGGTTTAATTTCTAAAGGTCATCCTTTGGGTGCtacag GAATTGCACAATGTAGTGAATTGTATTGGCAACTACTTGGCAAAGCTGACAAAAGACAAGTACCAGGCGCTAAGGTAGCTCTTCAACAAAACATTGGTTTGGGTGGCGCGGTCATAGTAGCTTTATACAAACAAGGGTTTCCTAAGACTTCACA aaCACCAAAAAAAGAAGTGGCTAAGCCAACTACGGATAAAGATCCAACTATTTTTAaggtttataaaattttcaaaattcttgAAGAAGCCATGTTAGATGACAAAGAAAATATCATTGAAAGAGTACGtggtatttattgttttaaagttaCCAACACCCAAGGAAAGGAAGGAATGTGGATTATTGATGCAAAAAACGGAAAAGGAagtattacgttttatggcacag GCAAACCAGATGTAACATTCACAATGAAAGATGAGGATGTTGTTGAACTGATATCAGGGAAATTAAATCCTCAAAAAGCATTTTTCCAAggcaaaatcaaaattcaaggAAACATGGGCTTAGCATTAAAATTAGTTGACTTGCAAAAACTCATGAGTCACAAAATAGCTGAGCTACgagcaaaattataa